One segment of Panicum virgatum strain AP13 chromosome 1K, P.virgatum_v5, whole genome shotgun sequence DNA contains the following:
- the LOC120647283 gene encoding U-box domain-containing protein 24-like, with protein sequence MAAHDYSGGGGGGGGGGGGGGGGDSGELEDPSYYQEEQEQEQEQELELEPAFEAFMCPLTKQVMHDPVTIETGHTFEREAILKWLRECRDSGRTPTCPLTQAELRTADVSPSIALRNVIDEWRARNQDKELDKAKLQLQQYYLAPQHHQELDDALALRALGYISRTCHASAANKNLVRRQGIIPAVAAMLKSSSTRVRLKSLELLRVVVEDNDDNKEELALLPLPGQQQAGGGGDTIRTIIKFLANDHVQERELAVSLLHELSKLDPICQRIGAVYGAILLLIGMGSSRSDSPAAVDKAESTLRNLEKHDTHVRQMAQNGRLQPLLTRLIHGTPQVQLAMAEYLGELALANDVKVVVAEQAGALLVSIIESSPSPGSSSSLPAREATLRVLREISSNESSARILLRAGILPPLVKDLLSVSVLPMRLKEVSAAILANLVASGSLLELDGHGGTALLLSEDVLHSLLHLISNTGPAIECKLLSVLVGLTASPATVADVVSAIRSSGATISLVQFVEAAHREIRLETLKLLRNVSPHMGAELADALGPGPLGSLLRAAVSDGGGVSVTEEQAAAAGVLGALPIAEAGATRQLQELGAFRALASKLVELRRGTIIRGNRHVAPFTEGAVKVLYRVTCALGEREYVGVARELGLAPLFVDLLQQQSVTASGLDAVLLYSAMALENLSLQSGRLTALPEPAPAPPPRGKAKGLLLMCRACLGGGTPLPQPPPGTCRVHGGFCSLRESFCLAEGGCKAVEQLVACLEHADARVVEAALAALSTLVGDSVANAAEGVLVVGEAEGLRPVVEVLVENRTEALQRQAVWAVERILRVEDIAQEVAADQTVASALVEAYRNGDARTRQTAERALRHLDRIPNFSTAFHHAKARQ encoded by the coding sequence ATGGCGGCGCACGATtattccggcggcggcggcggcggcggcggcggcggcggcggcggcggcggcggcgacagcggcgaGCTTGAGGACCCATCCTACTAccaggaggagcaggagcaggagcaggagcaggagctggagctggagcccgCCTTCGAAGCCTTCATGTGCCCTCTCACCAAGCAGGTGATGCACGACCCTGTGACCATCGAGACGGGGCACACCTTCGAGCGCGAGGCCATCCTCAAGTGGTTGAGGGAGTGCAGGGACAGCGGCAGGACGCCGACGTGCCCCCTCACGCAGGCGGAGCTGCGCACTGCCGACGTCAGCCCCAGCATAGCCCTGCGCAACGTCATCGACGAGTGGAGGGCGAGGAACCAGGACAAGGAGCTCGACAAGGccaagctgcagctgcagcaataCTATTTGGCCCCGCAGCACCACCAGGAGTTGGACGACGCCCTGGCCCTGCGAGCTCTCGGCTACATCTCCCGCACGTGCCACGCCAGCGCCGCCAACAAGAACCTGGTGCGCCGGCAGGGCATCATACCCGCGGTCGCCGCCATGCTCAAGAGCAGCAGCACAAGGGTCCGCCTCAAGTCTCTCGAGCTCCTCCGCGTCGTCGTCGAGGACAACGACGACAACAAGGAGGAGCTGGCCCTGCTGCCCCTGCCCGGGCAGCAgcaagcaggcggcggcggcgacaccaTACGCACCATCATCAAGTTCCTGGCCAACGACCATGTCCAGGAGAGGGAGCTGGCCGTCTCGCTGCTGCACGAGCTCTCCAAGCTCGATCCCATCTGCCAGAGGATCGGCGCGGTCTACGGGGCCATCCTCCTCCTGATCGGGATGGGGAGCAGCAGGTCCGACAGCCCTGCGGCCGTGGACAAAGCCGAGAGCACCCTCAGGAACCTGGAGAAGCACGACACCCACGTCCGGCAGATGGCCCAGAACGGCAGGCTCCAGCCTCTGCTTACCAGGCTCATCCACGGCACGCCTCAGGTCCAGCTCGCCATGGCCGAGTACCTCGGCGAGCTCGCCCTGGCCAACGACGTCAAGGTCGTGGTGGCGGAGCAGGCCGGGGCGCTGCTGGTCAGCATCATCGAGTCGTCCCCGTCcccgggcagcagcagcagcctgccGGCGAGAGAGGCGACGCTCCGAGTCCTGAGGGAGATCTCCTCCAACGAGTCCAGCGCCAGGATCCTGCTCCGGGCGGGAATCCTGCCGCCGCTGGTCAAGGACCTCCTCTCCGTCTCCGTGCTGCCCATGAGGCTCAAGGAGGTGTCGGCCGCCATCCTGGCCAACCTGGTGGCGTCGGGGTCGCTGCTGGAGCTGGACGGGCACGGGGGGACGGCGCTGCTGCTGTCGGAGGACGTGCTCCACAGCCTGCTCCACCTCATCAGCAACACCGGTCCCGCCATCGAGTGCAAGCTCCTCAGCGTCCTCGTCGGGCTCACCGCCTCCCCGGCCACCGTGGCCGACGTGGTCTCCGCCATCCGCAGCTCCGGCGCCACCATCAGCCTGGTCCAGTTCGTAGAAGCCGCGCACCGGGAGATCCGCCTCGAGACCCTCAAGCTGCTGCGCAACGTGTCGCCGCACATGGGCGCGGAGCTCGCGGACGCCCTCGGCCCGGGCCCCCTGGGCAGCCTGCTCAGGGCGGCGGTctctgacggcggcggcgtgagcgtcacggaggagcaggcggcggcggcgggggtgctgGGCGCCCTCCCCATCGCCGAGGCTGGTGCAACGCGGCAGCTGCAGGAGCTGGGCGCGTTCCGGGCGCTGGCGTCCAAGCTGGTGGAGCTCCGGCGGGGCACCATTATCCGCGGCAACCGGCACGTGGCGCCCTTCACGGAGGGCGCCGTGAAGGTGCTCTACAGGGTGACGTGCGCGCTGGGGGAGCGGGAGTACGTGGGGGTGGCGCGGGAGCTGGGCCTGGCGCCGCTCTTCGTCGacctgctgcagcagcagagcGTCACGGCCAGTGGCCTCGACGCCGTGCTGCTCTACTCAGCCATGGCGCTGGAGAACCTGTCGCTGCAGTCGGGGAGGCTGACGGCCCTGccggagccggcgccggcgcccccgccccGGGGCAAGGCCAAGGGCCTCCTCCTCATGTGCCGCGCGTGCCTTGGGGGAGGGAcgccgctgccgcagccgccgcccggcACCTGCCGCGTGCACGGCGGCTTCTGCTCGCTGCGTGAGAGCTTCTGCCTGGCGGAGGGCGGGTGCAAGGCGGTGGAGCAGCTGGTGGCGTGCCTGGAGCACGCGGACGCGCgggtggtggaggcggcgctggccgcgctGTCGACGCTGGTGGGGGACAGCGTCGCCAACGCGGCGGAGGGCGTACTGGTGGTCGGCGAGGCGGAGGGGCTGCGCCCCGTGGTGGAGGTGCTGGTGGAGAACCGGACGGAGGCGCTGCAGCGGCAGGCCGTGTGGGCAGTCGAGCGCATCCTGCGCGTCGAGGACATTGcgcaggaggtggcggcggaccAGACCGTGGCGTCAGCACTCGTCGAGGCCTACCGCaacggcgacgcccgcacccGGCAGACGGCGGAGCGCGCGCTCCGCCATCTCGACAGGATCCCAAACTTCTCCACCGCCTTCCACCACGCCAAAGCCAGGCAGTAG
- the LOC120647320 gene encoding protein ELC-like encodes MARSPPPPPSAGGAQYAQQFLNTALSQRGPSALPYAEDVKWLIRNHLVALAEAFPSLHPKAALFTHNDGRAAHLLQADGTIPIHHAGASYNLPAVIWLPEPYPRSPPLVFLSPTRDMVIKPHHPLVDRSGLVANAPYLRSWVFPSSNLVDLVRSLSHLFGLDPPLFTRNPPPPAAAPTPTNPSPQPPPPRVSPSPSPSYRLGAFPASPQLTPRPPPTEDPAEVFKRNAVAKLVDMAYADAAALRTAREAEVDALFAAQAELRHRGDLVAQGVRKMGEEKEALERRLQDVMMATDVVEAWVTENTRRGNTQATEGAIEPADVLSRQMIECTAADLALEDTIYALDKAIQEGSVPFDGYLRSVRALSREQFFHRALSAKVHTAQQQAPQYTS; translated from the coding sequence AtggcccgctcgccgccgcctcctccgtcggccggcggcgctcagTACGCGCAGCAGTTCCTCAACACGGCGCTCTCGCAGCGGGGCCCCTCCGCGCTGCCCTACGCCGAGGACGTCAAGTGGCTGATCCGCAACCACCTGGTGGCGCTGGCCGAGGCCTTCCCCTCCCTCCACCCCAAGGCCGCCCTCTTCACCCACAacgacggccgcgccgcccacctCCTCCAGGCCGACGGCACCATCCCCATCCACCACGCCGGCGCCTCCTACAATCTCCCCGCCGTCATCTGGCTGCCCGAGCCCTACCCGCGCTCCCCGCCGCTCGTCTTCCTCTCCCCCACCCGCGACATGGTCATCAAGCCCCACCACCCGCTCGTCGACCGCTCCGGCCTCGTCGCCAACGCGCCCTACCTCCGCTCCTGGGTCTTCCCCTCCTCCAACCTCGTCGACCTCGTCCGATCCCTCTCCCACCTCTTCGGCCTCGACCCGCCCCTCTTCACCAGgaaccctcctcctcctgccgccgctCCCACGCCCACCAATCCCTCGCCACAGCCTCCGCCCCCGCGggtctccccctccccctccccctcctacAGGCTCGGCGCCTTCCCCGCATCGCCCCAGCTCACCCCCCGCCCGCCCCCCACCGAGGACCCCGCCGAGGTCTTCAAGCGCAACGCCGTCGCCAAGCTCGTAGACATGGCCTACGCGGATGCCGCCGCCCTGCGGACCGCGCGCGAGGCCGAGGTTGACGCCCTCTTCGCCGCCCAGGCGGAGCTGCGCCACAGGGGTGACCTCGTCGCCCAAGGGGTGCGCAAGAtgggggaggagaaggaggcgcTTGAGCGCCGCCTGCAGGACGTCATGATGGCCACCGATGTCGTGGAGGCCTGGGTCACGGAGAACACCAGGAGAGGCAACACCCAGGCCACGGAGGGCGCCATCGAGCCAGCAGATGTGCTCTCCAGGCAGATGATCGAGTGCACGGCCGCAGATTTGGCGCTTGAGGATACCATCTACGCGCTTGACAAGGCCATTCAGGAAGGATCGGTGCCCTTTGATGGCTACCTCAGGAGCGTGCGCGCACTGTCACGCGAGCAGTTTTTCCACCGCGCCTTGTCTGCCAAGGTTCACACTGCTCAACAGCAGGCACCACAGTACACATCCTAG
- the LOC120647332 gene encoding uncharacterized protein LOC120647332 isoform X2: MPPSLLLLPSSTSTYSKRVPPPRSRCFASPSSVSFPPRARHRIRLVRAAEQEQPNGAASGGDATADPINNGLPKNRRDILLEYVKNVQPEFMELFIKRAPTQVVEAMRHTVTNMIGTLPPQFFAVTVTTVAENLAQLMYSVLMTGYMFRNAQYRLELQQSLEQIALPEPEEEKDSPDYAPGTQKKVTGEVIRWNNATGPEKIDAVKYIELLEAEIDELSRQVARKSLQGSNELLEYLKSLEPQNLKELTSTAGEDVVFAMNAFIKRLLAVSDPEQMKTTVSETSANQLANLLFWLMIVGYSMRNIEVRFDMERVLGSPPKVAELPPGETIQ, encoded by the exons atgcccccGTCGCTCCTCCTGCTTCCCTCCTCCACTTCCACTTATAGTAAGAGGGTTCCACCTCCGCGATCACGCTGCTTCGCCTCTCCCTCGAGCGTCTCTTTCCCCCCGCGGGCGCGCCACCGCATCCGCCTCGTGCGCGCCGCCGAGCAGGAGCAGCCCAACGGTGCCGCCTCCGGAGGCGACGCCACGGCCGACCCTATCAACAACGGCCTG CCCAAGAACAGGAGGGATATTCTCCTAGAATACGTCAAAAATGTCCAACCAGAGTTTATGGAGCTCTTCATAAAAAGAGCTCCAACGCAG GTTGTTGAGGCCATGCGGCACACGGTGACCAATATGATCGGGACTTTACCACCACAATTTTTTGCTGTAACTGTCACGACG GTTGCCGAAAATCTGGCTCAGCTTATGTACAGTGTCCTAATGACTGGATACATGTTTAGGAACGCACAGTACCGCCTGGAGTTGCAACAAAGTTTGGAGCAGATTGCTCTTCCTGAACCGGAAGAAGAAAAG GATTCACCAGATTACGCTCCTGGAACCCAGAAAAAGGTAACCGGGGAAGTAATCCGATGGAACAATGCCACTGGACCTGAGAAAATCGACGCTGTAAAATACATAGAGTTGCTTGAAGCGGAGATTGATGAGCTGAGCCGTCAAGTTGCTAGGAAATCCTTGCAGGGAAGTAATGAGCTGCTGGAGTATCTGAAGAGCCTAGAACCTCAGAATTTGAAG GAACTGACGAGTACTGCTGGGGAAGATGTGGTCTTTGCTATGAATGCATTCATAAAGCGTCTCCTGGCGGTCTCCGATCCGGAGCAGATGAAG ACAACAGTGTCGGAAACAAGCGCGAACCAGCTGGCCAACTTGCTGTTCTGGTTGATGATCGTCGGGTACAGCATGCGCAACATCGAAGTGCGGTTCGACATGGAGCGGGTGCTGGGCTCTCCCCCAAAGGTTGCCGAGTTACCACCTGGAGAGACCATCCAGTAG
- the LOC120647332 gene encoding uncharacterized protein LOC120647332 isoform X1 produces the protein MPPSLLLLPSSTSTYSKRVPPPRSRCFASPSSVSFPPRARHRIRLVRAAEQEQPNGAASGGDATADPINNGLQPKNRRDILLEYVKNVQPEFMELFIKRAPTQVVEAMRHTVTNMIGTLPPQFFAVTVTTVAENLAQLMYSVLMTGYMFRNAQYRLELQQSLEQIALPEPEEEKDSPDYAPGTQKKVTGEVIRWNNATGPEKIDAVKYIELLEAEIDELSRQVARKSLQGSNELLEYLKSLEPQNLKELTSTAGEDVVFAMNAFIKRLLAVSDPEQMKTTVSETSANQLANLLFWLMIVGYSMRNIEVRFDMERVLGSPPKVAELPPGETIQ, from the exons atgcccccGTCGCTCCTCCTGCTTCCCTCCTCCACTTCCACTTATAGTAAGAGGGTTCCACCTCCGCGATCACGCTGCTTCGCCTCTCCCTCGAGCGTCTCTTTCCCCCCGCGGGCGCGCCACCGCATCCGCCTCGTGCGCGCCGCCGAGCAGGAGCAGCCCAACGGTGCCGCCTCCGGAGGCGACGCCACGGCCGACCCTATCAACAACGGCCTG CAGCCCAAGAACAGGAGGGATATTCTCCTAGAATACGTCAAAAATGTCCAACCAGAGTTTATGGAGCTCTTCATAAAAAGAGCTCCAACGCAG GTTGTTGAGGCCATGCGGCACACGGTGACCAATATGATCGGGACTTTACCACCACAATTTTTTGCTGTAACTGTCACGACG GTTGCCGAAAATCTGGCTCAGCTTATGTACAGTGTCCTAATGACTGGATACATGTTTAGGAACGCACAGTACCGCCTGGAGTTGCAACAAAGTTTGGAGCAGATTGCTCTTCCTGAACCGGAAGAAGAAAAG GATTCACCAGATTACGCTCCTGGAACCCAGAAAAAGGTAACCGGGGAAGTAATCCGATGGAACAATGCCACTGGACCTGAGAAAATCGACGCTGTAAAATACATAGAGTTGCTTGAAGCGGAGATTGATGAGCTGAGCCGTCAAGTTGCTAGGAAATCCTTGCAGGGAAGTAATGAGCTGCTGGAGTATCTGAAGAGCCTAGAACCTCAGAATTTGAAG GAACTGACGAGTACTGCTGGGGAAGATGTGGTCTTTGCTATGAATGCATTCATAAAGCGTCTCCTGGCGGTCTCCGATCCGGAGCAGATGAAG ACAACAGTGTCGGAAACAAGCGCGAACCAGCTGGCCAACTTGCTGTTCTGGTTGATGATCGTCGGGTACAGCATGCGCAACATCGAAGTGCGGTTCGACATGGAGCGGGTGCTGGGCTCTCCCCCAAAGGTTGCCGAGTTACCACCTGGAGAGACCATCCAGTAG